Proteins encoded together in one Thermodesulfovibrionales bacterium window:
- a CDS encoding non-ribosomal peptide synthetase: MAAEYGDRIAVKTRSSTLTYENLNRLANRISRTIAAKCSEETARVALLFSHDAGAMAAMLGALKSGRIYIPIDPSYPSARIHFMLENAQVSLIIAHNRTLEKARMIAGVKIQVLNIDQIEKGVSDENPNQPIRPDSYAYILYTSGSTGQPKGVIHTHRNLLHQIFSYTNKIGISDSDRLSLIPSYGVGAAHVDIYAALLNGAALHPFNVKEEGIQQLVEWLVTEQITIYHSVPTLFRHVTIHLTQETVLPKLRVINLGGESVNEKDIELFKTYFTRNIIFVNSLACTEAGVFAQYLMDHDSELRGSRVPSGYPTEDMEIALLDEQGDGISGDRIGEITIKSRYLSPGYWQNPDMTKAAFKLIPDKKGTLLYRTGDIGRIRRDGLLEYIGRKDFRIKIRGFRVELEEIESVLGRHPNVRESAVIARQDNPGDKRLVAYIVLNKGSSVSTNELRSYLMEKLPDYMVPSAFVVVESLPLTPNGKIDRRTLPAPDSERPSLEESYVAPCSQVEEVLAGIWRGVLGLKQVGVHDNFFDLGGDSLLATQVISRIRFALESDVPLRCFFESPTIAGLATALLLNADPEELLRILDELEESDSVEESKEIEGGRYE; the protein is encoded by the coding sequence ATGGCAGCAGAATACGGGGACCGGATTGCCGTCAAGACCAGAAGCTCAACATTAACCTATGAGAATCTCAACAGACTTGCTAACAGGATTTCCAGAACTATTGCAGCAAAATGCTCTGAGGAAACTGCACGGGTAGCCTTGCTCTTTAGCCATGATGCTGGAGCCATGGCTGCGATGCTCGGCGCTTTAAAATCGGGCAGGATATATATACCGATAGACCCATCATACCCGTCTGCCCGGATACATTTCATGCTGGAGAATGCTCAGGTAAGTCTGATCATTGCACACAATCGGACCCTTGAGAAGGCACGCATGATTGCAGGCGTCAAAATCCAGGTTTTAAATATTGATCAGATAGAGAAGGGCGTATCCGATGAAAATCCCAACCAGCCGATCCGCCCGGATTCATATGCATATATTCTCTACACATCTGGATCAACGGGGCAACCGAAGGGCGTGATACACACGCACCGCAATCTGCTACACCAGATTTTCAGTTATACAAATAAGATAGGTATAAGCGATTCAGACCGTCTGTCGCTTATACCTTCTTATGGCGTCGGTGCGGCTCATGTGGACATATATGCAGCATTGCTTAATGGTGCTGCTTTACATCCTTTCAATGTTAAGGAGGAAGGCATACAGCAGCTTGTTGAGTGGCTTGTCACCGAGCAGATTACCATCTATCATTCTGTTCCTACACTTTTTCGTCACGTCACAATTCATCTGACACAAGAAACAGTTTTGCCGAAGCTCAGGGTGATCAATCTGGGAGGTGAAAGTGTCAATGAAAAGGATATAGAACTTTTCAAAACATATTTTACGAGGAACATTATTTTTGTTAACAGCTTGGCATGCACTGAAGCTGGTGTTTTCGCGCAGTACTTAATGGACCATGATTCCGAATTGAGAGGAAGCAGAGTTCCTTCGGGGTATCCTACAGAGGATATGGAGATAGCATTGCTCGATGAACAAGGTGACGGCATTTCCGGTGATCGGATTGGCGAAATAACAATTAAAAGCCGATACCTTAGTCCCGGGTACTGGCAGAATCCCGATATGACAAAAGCTGCTTTCAAATTGATTCCGGATAAGAAAGGGACTCTTTTATACCGCACGGGGGACATCGGGCGCATTCGACGGGATGGACTTCTCGAATATATAGGAAGAAAGGATTTCCGGATCAAAATAAGGGGGTTCCGTGTTGAGCTCGAAGAGATAGAGTCAGTGCTTGGCCGGCATCCCAACGTGAGGGAGTCAGCAGTTATTGCGAGGCAAGACAACCCGGGGGATAAACGCCTGGTGGCGTATATCGTACTCAATAAGGGATCATCTGTTTCGACCAATGAGCTTCGGAGTTACCTTATGGAGAAGCTGCCCGATTATATGGTCCCTTCAGCATTTGTTGTGGTTGAGTCACTGCCATTGACACCCAACGGCAAGATAGATCGAAGGACATTGCCGGCCCCTGATTCAGAGCGGCCGAGTCTTGAAGAGTCCTATGTCGCTCCTTGCAGCCAGGTTGAAGAAGTTTTGGCGGGTATCTGGCGCGGGGTGCTCGGACTGAAACAGGTAGGTGTCCATGATAACTTCTTTGACTTGGGAGGCGACTCTCTCCTGGCGACCCAGGTCATCTCCCGGATACGTTTTGCCCTCGAGTCGGACGTGCCATTGCGCTGCTTTTTTGAATCTCCAACCATAGCGGGGTTAGCAACGGCACTTCTTCTGAATGCAGATCCCGAAGAACTGCTTCGGATTCTTGATGAACTAGAGGAATCGGACTCTGTAGAGGAATCGAAGGAGATTGAGGGAGGGCGATATGAGTGA
- a CDS encoding FkbM family methyltransferase: MLKSLIKSAFQIAGFDVRRRTSSFVNNPFNNPFDAQKILLSDMGITKPVIFDIGAHRGETVEEYRARFPESVIYCFEPFPDSSEALKKKFCNDPITAIISLAVADGPGERMLYINEIDATNSLLPEATTSRRYLPKQAFTKSMIQAEVTSIDEFIRNHHVNTVDILKMDIQGGELMALKGAAETLKGKTVSVIYTEIMFIPHYEKQPLLYEIWNFLSEFGYTLFDLYNLHRATNGQLRFGDALFVNQDVRRRVIDRYPQEP, encoded by the coding sequence ATGCTTAAATCTCTCATAAAATCGGCATTTCAGATAGCTGGATTTGATGTACGCAGGAGAACTTCTTCGTTCGTTAATAATCCCTTCAATAATCCCTTCGATGCACAAAAAATCTTGCTTAGTGACATGGGAATAACTAAGCCAGTTATTTTTGATATAGGTGCCCATAGAGGAGAGACTGTTGAAGAGTATAGAGCCAGATTCCCTGAATCTGTGATCTATTGTTTTGAACCGTTCCCGGATTCATCGGAAGCATTGAAGAAGAAGTTTTGTAACGACCCTATCACGGCAATAATTTCTTTAGCAGTTGCGGATGGACCGGGAGAGAGGATGTTGTATATAAATGAAATTGATGCAACGAATTCACTGCTGCCAGAAGCAACAACTTCCAGGAGGTATCTGCCGAAACAGGCATTCACAAAATCGATGATTCAGGCAGAGGTAACGTCGATTGATGAATTCATACGAAATCATCATGTGAATACGGTCGACATTCTGAAAATGGATATTCAGGGCGGAGAGCTTATGGCATTGAAGGGTGCTGCTGAAACTCTTAAAGGAAAAACAGTATCAGTGATATATACAGAGATTATGTTTATACCCCACTACGAGAAACAGCCACTTTTGTATGAGATATGGAATTTTCTTAGTGAGTTTGGATATACACTGTTTGATCTTTATAACTTGCATAGAGCGACTAACGGCCAGCTGCGATTTGGTGATGCACTATTTGTTAATCAGGATGTGAGAAGGAGGGTTATTGATAGATATCCCCAAGAACCTTGA
- a CDS encoding cupin domain-containing protein, with translation MKNIPEPKIVRGFPQDLDETILGTQLNSGKKFFQRFLLLNKNLLENAPFHIAVHIIKDLNVPPDPYAKIHCHPSHDEIGLILAPKDMLQYELILDGKENHVKSPAAVYIPAGTSHRARAVSGNGAYVCILLDPQGPSSANVNIP, from the coding sequence ATGAAGAATATTCCTGAACCGAAAATAGTGCGCGGATTTCCGCAGGACTTGGATGAGACAATTCTGGGTACTCAACTGAACAGCGGAAAAAAATTTTTCCAAAGATTCCTGTTGTTAAATAAGAACTTGCTTGAGAATGCACCATTCCACATCGCAGTGCATATCATCAAAGATCTTAACGTTCCTCCTGATCCTTATGCCAAAATACATTGCCATCCCTCTCACGATGAAATAGGATTAATCCTCGCGCCTAAAGATATGCTTCAATATGAACTTATTCTTGATGGGAAGGAAAATCATGTGAAATCTCCTGCCGCTGTCTATATTCCCGCGGGAACTTCCCATCGGGCGCGAGCGGTTTCAGGGAACGGGGCATATGTCTGCATTTTATTGGATCCTCAAGGGCCAAGTAGTGCAAATGTCAATATACCTTAA
- a CDS encoding efflux RND transporter periplasmic adaptor subunit, with amino-acid sequence MADEDLSKLKIEKSEAVFRPSRRKKLFRFLLSVFLLTLVGLLYFKGVFTPPVKVEVIRVSEVYPSQTFTLLNASGYVVAQRKAAVASKITSRLVSLTVEEGSVVKEGQVIARLEGDDVIAARNQAAANLNVALASVDQATAELNDATLSVNRNRDLVGKGYISQADFDASEARYQKALAGVSGAEAAVKANRAALKNAEVAVEYTLIRAPFDAVVLTKNADIGDIVTPLGAAANAKASVVTVADMHSLQVEVDVSESNIEQVKVGQPCEIQLDALPQSRFRGEVHMIVPTADRTKATVLVKVRFLDIDKETRILPEMSAKVAFLARKVTAEEQRPRIALNPALILTRNSRNFVFLVREDTAIETPVTLGSKLGDLVEVVEGLKTGDRIVAKPLAGLRQGEKIKIGEQ; translated from the coding sequence GTGGCAGATGAAGATCTTTCGAAACTGAAGATAGAGAAGTCGGAAGCGGTCTTTCGTCCGTCAAGACGGAAGAAGCTCTTTCGTTTTCTGCTTTCCGTGTTTCTTCTTACCCTCGTCGGCCTTTTATACTTCAAGGGGGTCTTTACTCCTCCTGTCAAGGTCGAGGTCATCAGGGTCTCCGAGGTCTATCCTTCTCAGACCTTCACCCTCTTGAACGCCAGCGGCTATGTGGTGGCCCAGCGAAAGGCCGCCGTTGCGTCAAAGATTACGAGCCGCCTCGTCTCCTTGACTGTCGAGGAAGGAAGCGTTGTCAAGGAGGGGCAGGTGATCGCTCGTCTCGAGGGCGATGATGTTATCGCAGCGCGCAATCAGGCAGCAGCCAACCTCAACGTTGCCCTCGCCAGTGTCGATCAGGCAACGGCTGAACTCAACGACGCCACCCTCTCCGTCAACAGGAACAGAGATCTTGTCGGCAAAGGGTACATCTCACAGGCCGACTTTGACGCCTCTGAGGCCCGTTACCAGAAGGCCTTAGCCGGGGTTTCAGGTGCAGAAGCGGCGGTGAAGGCGAACAGAGCGGCACTGAAGAATGCTGAGGTCGCGGTCGAGTATACGCTCATCCGTGCGCCCTTTGACGCCGTGGTCCTCACAAAGAATGCCGATATCGGTGACATCGTCACGCCTCTTGGCGCTGCGGCAAACGCCAAGGCTTCAGTCGTTACCGTTGCAGATATGCATTCCCTTCAGGTAGAAGTCGATGTTTCTGAATCGAATATCGAGCAGGTGAAAGTCGGACAGCCGTGCGAGATACAGCTCGATGCACTGCCTCAGTCGCGCTTCCGGGGTGAGGTCCACATGATAGTACCAACTGCCGATCGCACAAAGGCCACGGTCCTCGTCAAGGTTCGTTTTCTCGACATTGACAAGGAAACCCGGATACTTCCGGAGATGAGCGCAAAAGTCGCCTTCCTCGCGAGGAAAGTGACAGCCGAGGAGCAGAGGCCGCGCATCGCCCTGAATCCTGCTCTCATTCTTACACGCAACAGCAGGAACTTCGTCTTCCTCGTCAGGGAGGACACAGCCATAGAGACTCCCGTAACGCTCGGATCGAAGCTCGGTGATCTCGTCGAGGTCGTTGAAGGCCTTAAGACAGGGGACAGGATTGTAGCAAAACCCCTTGCCGGGCTGAGGCAGGGTGAGAAGATCAAGATCGGAGAACAATAG
- a CDS encoding ABC transporter ATP-binding protein produces MTRKSLVEIKHLNKSYRRGSQTISVLTDITFDIEDGEFLALMGPSGSGKSTLLNLIAGIDKPDSGTISVGGIDITALNETELAHWRAANVGFIFQFYNLMPVLTAFENVELPLLLTGLSRKERKRHVEMALQVVNLSDRIDHYPSQLSGGQQQRVAIARAIVPDPTILVADEPTGDLDRVSAQDILELMERLVHELGKTIIMVTHDPRAAEKAHVVRHLEKGILNAVPEAPH; encoded by the coding sequence ATGACAAGAAAATCCCTTGTTGAGATAAAGCATCTGAACAAGTCCTACCGCCGGGGCAGCCAGACTATCTCGGTTCTGACGGACATAACCTTCGACATCGAGGACGGTGAGTTCTTGGCTTTGATGGGACCCTCTGGCTCGGGCAAGAGCACGCTCCTCAATCTCATCGCCGGCATCGACAAGCCGGACTCAGGGACAATCAGCGTGGGCGGCATCGACATAACTGCGCTGAACGAGACTGAACTTGCCCACTGGCGCGCGGCCAATGTAGGCTTCATTTTCCAATTTTACAACCTCATGCCGGTGCTAACTGCCTTCGAGAATGTAGAATTGCCTTTGCTCCTCACGGGGCTTTCGAGAAAAGAGCGGAAGAGGCATGTGGAGATGGCCTTGCAGGTGGTGAATCTTTCCGACCGTATAGACCATTATCCCTCACAGCTCTCCGGCGGCCAGCAGCAGCGCGTTGCGATAGCCCGTGCCATTGTTCCTGACCCGACAATCCTTGTGGCCGATGAGCCGACAGGAGATCTCGACAGGGTGTCGGCCCAGGATATCCTGGAACTTATGGAGCGTCTCGTTCATGAACTTGGCAAGACGATTATTATGGTGACCCATGATCCCCGCGCAGCCGAAAAGGCCCATGTCGTCAGGCACCTCGAGAAAGGTATCCTCAATGCAGTTCCTGAAGCTCCTCATTAA
- a CDS encoding ABC transporter permease yields the protein MQFLKLLIKNAFRHKLRTSLTILGITIAILAFGLLRTVVRAWYAGVEASSATRLITRNSVSLVFFLPLSYKEKIRQIAGVKDVSYGYWFGGIYISEKNFIPSFAYEAKSLLELYPEFVLPEKEKSDFLRDRKGFIAGRKLVEKFGWKIGDIVTLKGTIFPGNWDFVLRGIYKGRDRSTDETQFIFHWDYLNESLKKTAPHRADQVGWYVVGVTSPDIASDVAVAIDKMFKNSLAETMTETERAFQLSFVSMTEAIVIAIQLVSFVVIIIIMAVMANTMAMTARERIGEYAIMKTLGFGGWHIAGLIFGESLVIASLGCSLGIALTFPVAEAFGREMGTFFPVFTVSQDTLSMDVAASFLVGVVAALFPAWRAIRLRIADGLRRIG from the coding sequence ATGCAGTTCCTGAAGCTCCTCATTAAGAACGCTTTCCGTCATAAACTCCGCACATCTCTGACCATTCTCGGCATCACCATTGCGATCCTCGCCTTCGGCCTCCTGCGCACGGTTGTACGAGCCTGGTACGCTGGCGTTGAGGCATCTTCAGCAACACGTCTCATAACAAGGAATTCCGTATCCCTTGTCTTTTTCCTGCCCCTCTCCTACAAAGAGAAGATCCGCCAGATAGCGGGCGTGAAAGATGTCTCCTATGGCTACTGGTTCGGAGGTATCTACATTTCTGAGAAAAATTTCATCCCGAGTTTTGCTTATGAGGCGAAAAGTCTTCTCGAGCTCTATCCCGAATTCGTCCTGCCGGAAAAAGAGAAGAGCGACTTCCTCCGTGACAGAAAGGGATTCATTGCAGGCCGGAAGTTAGTCGAAAAATTCGGCTGGAAAATAGGGGATATTGTCACCCTCAAAGGGACCATATTCCCGGGCAATTGGGATTTTGTCCTGCGAGGCATCTACAAGGGCAGGGACAGGAGCACTGACGAGACACAGTTTATTTTCCACTGGGACTATCTGAACGAATCGCTGAAAAAGACCGCTCCCCACCGCGCCGACCAGGTCGGATGGTATGTGGTTGGTGTGACCAGCCCCGACATCGCCTCCGATGTTGCAGTCGCCATCGATAAGATGTTCAAGAACTCCCTTGCCGAGACCATGACTGAGACGGAGAGGGCTTTCCAGCTGAGTTTCGTATCGATGACAGAGGCAATTGTCATTGCCATACAGTTGGTCTCCTTTGTGGTGATTATCATCATTATGGCGGTCATGGCAAACACTATGGCTATGACCGCACGGGAACGCATCGGTGAGTATGCCATCATGAAGACCCTCGGCTTCGGCGGCTGGCACATCGCAGGCCTCATCTTTGGCGAATCTCTTGTCATTGCGTCTCTCGGATGCAGCCTCGGCATTGCCCTCACTTTCCCTGTCGCCGAGGCCTTCGGAAGGGAGATGGGAACATTCTTTCCTGTCTTTACCGTTTCGCAGGACACGCTCTCCATGGACGTGGCGGCTTCTTTCCTCGTTGGCGTGGTAGCTGCGCTCTTTCCCGCCTGGCGCGCAATAAGGCTCAGAATTGCTGACGGACTGAGGAGGATCGGATAG
- a CDS encoding FtsX-like permease family protein has protein sequence MGIPLSYSFRNLLTRRLTTALTAGGMALVVFVFSAVLMLAEGLRKTLVETGSYDNVVVIRRASASEMQSGIDRAAAAIVETEPEVAAGEGGRPFLSKEVVVLINLPKRQTEKPSNVTIRGIGQYSFALRPQVKLIEGRMPKPGSSEIIAGESVAKRFRGAGIGEHLRFGMRDWIVVGVFAAGKTAYSSEIWGDSDQLMQAFRRRVYSSVLFKLRDSSGFQKVKERIEADPRLTLEAKRETTYYSDQSEVMAKFLRILGLSLTVIFSLGAIIGAMITMYAAVANRIGEIGTLRAIGFRRRDVLAAFIIESLLLGLVGGCLGLFLSSFLQLYTISTVNWQTFSELAFSFSLTGEIIWESLLFSLLMGLIGGVLPAVRASRMNIVNALRAS, from the coding sequence ATGGGCATTCCCCTTTCATACAGCTTCAGGAACCTGCTGACCAGAAGACTGACAACCGCACTGACTGCGGGCGGAATGGCCCTCGTTGTCTTTGTCTTCTCTGCTGTATTGATGCTTGCCGAAGGACTTCGTAAAACCCTCGTTGAGACAGGCTCCTATGACAACGTGGTAGTCATCAGGCGCGCATCGGCCTCTGAAATGCAGAGCGGCATTGACCGTGCAGCAGCTGCAATCGTGGAGACGGAACCCGAAGTAGCCGCAGGAGAAGGCGGCAGACCCTTTCTCTCAAAGGAAGTCGTTGTCCTCATAAACCTCCCGAAACGGCAGACCGAAAAACCATCGAATGTGACGATCAGAGGAATCGGTCAATATTCGTTCGCGCTGAGACCCCAGGTTAAACTCATCGAGGGGCGTATGCCAAAACCAGGCTCGTCGGAGATCATCGCCGGTGAGAGCGTTGCAAAGAGATTTAGAGGCGCAGGCATCGGTGAGCATCTCCGCTTCGGCATGAGAGATTGGATCGTCGTAGGAGTCTTTGCGGCTGGGAAGACTGCCTACAGCTCGGAGATATGGGGAGATTCTGACCAGCTCATGCAGGCCTTCCGACGTCGCGTCTATTCCTCCGTTCTCTTTAAGCTTCGAGATTCCTCCGGGTTTCAAAAGGTAAAGGAACGTATCGAGGCCGACCCCCGCCTCACCCTTGAGGCAAAACGTGAAACAACCTATTATTCCGACCAGTCGGAAGTCATGGCAAAGTTTCTCAGGATCCTCGGCCTGTCGCTGACCGTCATCTTCTCACTCGGTGCGATAATCGGCGCCATGATTACCATGTATGCGGCTGTGGCGAATCGCATCGGCGAGATTGGCACACTCCGTGCTATCGGCTTTCGGAGGAGGGATGTCCTCGCCGCATTTATTATAGAGTCTCTGCTCCTCGGACTTGTAGGAGGTTGCCTGGGGCTGTTCCTCTCCTCCTTCTTACAACTCTATACGATCTCGACGGTGAACTGGCAGACCTTCTCAGAACTCGCCTTTTCCTTCAGTCTCACAGGAGAGATTATTTGGGAATCACTCCTTTTCTCTCTCCTCATGGGTCTTATCGGCGGAGTACTGCCTGCAGTGAGGGCCTCACGCATGAATATCGTCAATGCCTTGAGGGCAAGTTAG
- a CDS encoding beta-ketoacyl-ACP synthase III has protein sequence MKSRITGTGSSVPEKVVTNADIEKMVDTTDEWIIERTGIRERRVAAENQAASDFAYGASKAALKAAGLKAKDLDLIIVATITGDMPLPSTACFLQDRLDARRAAAFDVLAACSGFVYGLSVADAYIKSGMYKKVLVVGSEVLSKVTDWQDRTTCVLFGDGAGAAVLEATGEDRGIISTKIHSDGSMWELLHTPAGGSKLPVSKETVRKRQHFIKMKGNETFKVAVRTLESLVVESLEENKLKPSQLSLLIPHQANLRIIQATAKRLGLPMERVLVNLERYGNTSAASIPIALDEAVRAGRVRDGDYILLEAFGGGLTWASALIKW, from the coding sequence ATGAAGTCAAGGATAACAGGGACAGGCTCTTCTGTTCCGGAAAAGGTTGTGACAAATGCCGATATCGAGAAGATGGTCGATACGACGGATGAATGGATCATTGAAAGAACGGGGATAAGGGAGCGGAGAGTTGCAGCGGAGAACCAGGCTGCCTCTGATTTTGCATACGGAGCATCAAAGGCTGCCTTGAAGGCTGCCGGCCTGAAGGCTAAGGACCTCGATCTTATCATTGTTGCGACGATCACCGGCGATATGCCGCTGCCTTCAACCGCATGTTTTCTCCAGGACAGACTCGATGCCAGGAGGGCCGCTGCTTTTGATGTGCTTGCTGCCTGTTCAGGCTTTGTCTATGGACTCTCAGTTGCCGATGCGTATATAAAGAGCGGGATGTACAAGAAGGTTCTCGTCGTCGGCTCTGAGGTGCTCTCGAAGGTCACGGACTGGCAGGACAGGACTACCTGTGTCTTATTCGGTGATGGTGCAGGAGCAGCAGTCCTCGAAGCAACAGGGGAAGATCGTGGAATCATCTCAACGAAGATCCATTCTGATGGCAGCATGTGGGAACTCCTCCATACCCCTGCCGGTGGATCGAAACTTCCCGTCTCCAAAGAGACCGTAAGAAAGAGACAGCACTTCATTAAGATGAAGGGCAACGAGACATTCAAGGTCGCTGTCAGGACACTCGAAAGCCTTGTTGTCGAAAGCCTTGAAGAAAACAAGCTGAAGCCTTCTCAGCTTTCTCTCCTTATCCCCCATCAGGCCAATCTGAGGATCATTCAGGCAACGGCAAAGAGATTGGGCCTCCCCATGGAACGAGTGCTCGTGAATCTCGAGCGCTATGGCAACACATCTGCCGCATCGATACCGATAGCCCTCGATGAGGCTGTACGGGCGGGCAGGGTGAGAGACGGCGATTATATCCTCCTTGAGGCCTTCGGCGGTGGTCTCACCTGGGCGTCTGCATTGATCAAGTGGTGA
- the plsX gene encoding phosphate acyltransferase PlsX → MRVALDAMGGDFAPAVTVEGAVETVNESDDIDLILVGDEPSLKEKLSDKRFPSQRIEIRHASQIVGMDEPALTGLRKKKDSSIRRAVELVKNGEADAVVSAGHSGVAMAISLLMLGTSEGVDRPAIATIMPTLKGPIVLLDVGANVDCSAENLLQFALMGDAYCKTMFSNPEPKIALLSIGEEETKGNIVTKEAFKLIRESGIRFIGNIEGKDIFFGNADVIVCDGFVGNIVLKTSEGLADAILRMLRREIADVAAGRIGYLLLKPALRNFKRKTDYAEYGGAPLLGINGTCIISHGRSSAKAIRNALKVAAEFSRKKGYETIAEEINQAQSARLASSAGTGEHR, encoded by the coding sequence ATGAGGGTAGCCTTAGATGCAATGGGGGGCGATTTCGCCCCTGCCGTTACTGTCGAAGGTGCAGTAGAAACAGTCAATGAGAGTGACGACATTGATCTCATTCTCGTCGGTGATGAACCCTCGTTAAAGGAAAAGCTTTCGGACAAGAGATTTCCTTCACAGAGAATCGAGATAAGGCATGCCTCCCAGATCGTCGGGATGGACGAACCGGCGCTCACCGGTCTCAGGAAGAAAAAGGATTCTTCCATAAGGCGGGCTGTTGAGCTTGTAAAGAACGGGGAGGCAGATGCTGTTGTGAGCGCAGGCCACTCCGGCGTGGCTATGGCGATATCCCTCCTCATGCTCGGCACGTCTGAAGGCGTCGACCGGCCTGCCATTGCCACCATCATGCCGACATTGAAAGGGCCGATCGTTTTGCTCGATGTCGGCGCAAATGTCGATTGCAGTGCAGAGAACCTTCTTCAGTTCGCCCTTATGGGTGACGCCTACTGCAAGACGATGTTTAGCAACCCTGAACCGAAGATTGCGCTCCTGAGCATCGGGGAAGAGGAAACAAAGGGGAATATCGTCACCAAGGAGGCCTTCAAACTCATAAGAGAGTCGGGAATACGGTTTATCGGAAACATCGAGGGCAAAGATATCTTTTTCGGCAATGCCGATGTCATTGTCTGCGACGGTTTTGTCGGTAACATCGTGCTGAAGACGAGTGAGGGACTTGCAGACGCTATTCTCAGAATGCTCAGGCGGGAGATAGCCGATGTGGCCGCTGGAAGGATAGGGTATCTCCTGTTGAAGCCTGCGCTGAGAAATTTCAAGAGGAAGACGGATTACGCTGAATACGGCGGTGCTCCCCTCCTCGGCATAAACGGTACCTGCATCATAAGCCACGGAAGGTCCTCTGCCAAGGCAATCAGGAATGCACTAAAGGTTGCAGCAGAATTTTCGAGGAAGAAGGGATACGAGACCATAGCGGAAGAGATCAATCAGGCGCAGTCCGCCAGGTTGGCATCGAGCGCCGGGACCGGGGAACATCGCTGA
- the rpmF gene encoding 50S ribosomal protein L32: protein MANPTHRHTRTRRDKRRANWKGQMPNLSACPECKQPKEAHRVCASCGSYNGRKILEMLEKE from the coding sequence ATGGCGAATCCGACACACAGACATACGAGGACGAGGAGAGATAAGAGAAGGGCCAACTGGAAGGGCCAGATGCCGAATCTCAGCGCCTGTCCCGAATGCAAGCAACCAAAGGAAGCCCACAGGGTATGTGCGAGCTGTGGTTCCTATAACGGTCGCAAGATACTTGAAATGCTCGAAAAGGAATGA
- a CDS encoding DUF177 domain-containing protein: MKILLSDITDEGLDLEFSEAFEAGPFKLLSPARASLHIEKFRTEVFVKGTVKASVGLECSRCLKPFSQETDLDVNVVYHPTEELKGEERHEIKDDELDMGFYEGDELDVQELVKEQIILSIPIKPLCSETCKGFCPFCGTELSADTCSCRQKETDPRFAILRTLLDKGKE; the protein is encoded by the coding sequence ATGAAGATTTTGTTATCGGACATAACGGATGAGGGGCTTGACCTAGAGTTCTCGGAGGCCTTTGAGGCCGGTCCTTTCAAGCTTCTCTCGCCTGCAAGGGCATCGCTCCATATCGAGAAGTTTCGTACCGAGGTTTTTGTCAAGGGAACGGTGAAGGCCAGCGTCGGACTTGAATGCAGCAGATGCCTCAAGCCTTTTTCTCAGGAGACGGACCTGGATGTGAATGTCGTTTACCATCCCACGGAAGAACTCAAGGGTGAAGAGAGACATGAGATAAAGGACGACGAACTGGACATGGGCTTCTACGAGGGTGATGAGTTGGATGTCCAGGAACTCGTGAAAGAACAGATCATCCTGAGCATTCCGATAAAGCCTCTCTGCAGCGAGACCTGCAAGGGATTCTGTCCGTTCTGTGGAACAGAGCTTAGCGCTGACACCTGCAGTTGCAGGCAGAAGGAGACGGATCCGCGATTTGCGATACTAAGAACACTCTTGGATAAAGGAAAGGAGTAG
- a CDS encoding polymer-forming cytoskeletal protein gives MFSRNTEKLESFIGANSHFQGDVKTKGTLRIDGSLEGNVDADWLILGEKASLKGNVTARGVIAGGKIEGSILAREILEIKPKGVIIGDISTVKLTVIEGGSLQGHSTMQKEGSNVIELQPKERAREV, from the coding sequence ATGTTTTCACGGAATACCGAAAAACTTGAGTCCTTTATCGGAGCCAACAGTCATTTTCAAGGTGACGTGAAGACCAAAGGGACGCTCAGGATAGACGGGTCTCTTGAAGGCAACGTGGATGCAGACTGGCTTATCCTGGGAGAGAAGGCAAGCCTGAAAGGAAACGTAACAGCGCGGGGCGTCATCGCGGGCGGCAAGATCGAGGGTTCCATTCTTGCCCGTGAGATCCTGGAGATCAAGCCAAAGGGGGTGATTATCGGGGATATCAGTACGGTGAAGCTCACGGTGATCGAAGGCGGATCGCTGCAGGGCCACTCCACGATGCAGAAGGAAGGCTCGAATGTTATCGAACTTCAGCCCAAGGAGAGGGCCAGGGAAGTTTGA